A stretch of Gossypium hirsutum isolate 1008001.06 chromosome A06, Gossypium_hirsutum_v2.1, whole genome shotgun sequence DNA encodes these proteins:
- the LOC107920378 gene encoding uncharacterized mitochondrial protein AtMg00860-like, whose protein sequence is MNAKESELKVETVPIVYENADVFSEELLGLPPYREVEFGIELMLGTTPILITPDEVEHTEHLRIILQTLRDNGLYAKFGKSEFWLREVRFLSHIVSSDGTRVDLSKVSTIVEWKPPKNVTKVRSFLGLAAYYRRFVKEFSMIATPMTRLLQKEVKFEW, encoded by the exons ATGAATGCTAAGGAGTCTGAGCTGAAGGTTGAGACCGTACCAATTGTATATGAGAATGCGGATGTATTTTCGGAAGAACTGCTTGGGTTACCCCCttatagagaagttgaatttggtatagagCTAATGCTAGGGACAACGCCTATTTTGATTAcacc AGATGAGGTAGAGCATACCGAACATTTGAGAATCATTCTACAGACTCTGAGAGATAATGGGTTGTATGCCAAGTTtggtaaaagtgagttttggcttcgtgaagttAGATTTTTGAGTCACATTGTCTCGAGTGATGGCACTAGGGTTGACCTCAGCAAGGTTTctactattgttgaatggaaaccaccaaagaatgtgactaAGGTGAGAAGCTTTCTGGGTTTGGCTGCTTATTACAGGCGATTTGTAAAGGAATTCTCTATGATTGCTACTCCCATGACGAGGTTATTGCAAAAAgaagttaagtttgaatggtga